A portion of the Eubacterium maltosivorans genome contains these proteins:
- a CDS encoding class II fructose-bisphosphate aldolase: protein MSYVNMEKILKDARKGGYAVGAFNIVNQMTAKAAVEAAEELNCPIILQTSVKTVKQFGIEEMMQFLKPIVEKAKVDVAVHLDHSTDVDFTIACIDGGWSSVMYDGSKLPLSENIANTKKIVQAAHTKDVTVEGELGAIVGVEDDIVVDEDQSALANPEDCKVYLEETKIDAFAPAIGTAHGVYKGEVKIDYDLFENINSFSPCPLVLHGGTGLSTGTFKRLISLGAAKVNISTAIKIAYCGGMRDYTKLRPDENDPLKLDAFVKDKVKEVVRNHITLFSLLED, encoded by the coding sequence ATGAGTTATGTAAACATGGAAAAAATATTGAAGGATGCCAGAAAAGGCGGGTATGCTGTCGGCGCCTTCAACATTGTCAATCAAATGACAGCAAAGGCGGCTGTGGAAGCTGCAGAAGAGCTGAATTGCCCGATCATTCTTCAGACCTCGGTCAAAACCGTCAAGCAATTTGGAATTGAAGAAATGATGCAGTTTTTAAAACCGATTGTGGAAAAGGCAAAGGTAGATGTGGCAGTGCATCTTGACCATTCGACCGATGTGGATTTTACCATTGCCTGTATTGACGGCGGCTGGAGCTCAGTTATGTACGATGGCTCAAAACTGCCGCTGTCGGAAAATATCGCGAATACCAAAAAAATTGTACAAGCCGCCCATACAAAAGATGTTACCGTCGAAGGTGAGCTTGGAGCGATTGTGGGTGTCGAGGATGATATTGTCGTCGATGAAGACCAGAGCGCTCTGGCTAATCCAGAAGACTGTAAGGTGTATCTGGAAGAAACAAAAATTGATGCCTTTGCCCCGGCCATCGGTACAGCCCACGGCGTATATAAAGGCGAGGTTAAAATTGATTACGACCTTTTTGAAAACATCAACAGCTTTTCGCCCTGCCCGCTGGTACTGCATGGCGGTACCGGTCTGAGTACGGGTACCTTTAAACGGCTGATCAGTTTGGGTGCGGCAAAAGTCAATATTTCAACAGCGATCAAGATTGCCTACTGCGGCGGTATGAGAGACTACACAAAGCTGCGGCCTGATGAAAATGACCCACTGAAGCTGGATGCCTTTGTAAAAGATAAAGTCAAAGAAGTGGTTAGAAATCACATCACACTGTTCAGTTTATTGGAAGATTAG
- a CDS encoding transaldolase family protein: protein MEIKCSLNTFKKTDVTFIDSEKAYISRVADRPIAFETFQALKPYVKSVGVTDEFKKVIDTFDVPEGETPAGFRIEYKLEEDGALRADLVRDISYDKNGMKRPTNVLFSADSANPYEVAPIKNILANLTCNPGIIYDLFINNPKANVGNQFKTRDEVMAEIGRILGPGADISVELNDPFGKSDAEILEEAAKFKEMLSEYRVVIKVPHTGPVSKETVDQLLTGDKKFSIPCDAPGTAEALRGHNIALMLQENGYRVNFTLMFEPYQTALALQAKPYFINSFVRHRFMQSEIMKKGLAAYEATRDPRYLEDIKKMFAEKDYLCKGQEMDLLSVKQAAEDMLKYRHFDDHEGADGLDSVRHNLRWFKNTNLADSRLIICSMEGPLNYPDIDKLLVEDEFSDLVNRVVITAEPNYLARFTSCNQVISYQRRFMNAASGAK, encoded by the coding sequence ATGGAGATTAAATGCAGTTTAAACACATTCAAGAAAACAGACGTCACATTCATTGACAGCGAAAAGGCTTATATCAGCAGAGTGGCCGACCGGCCCATCGCTTTTGAGACCTTTCAGGCATTAAAGCCATACGTGAAATCCGTCGGCGTGACCGACGAATTTAAAAAGGTCATCGACACCTTTGATGTGCCAGAGGGAGAAACGCCGGCAGGCTTCCGGATAGAATATAAGCTGGAGGAGGACGGTGCCCTCAGAGCAGATTTGGTAAGAGATATCAGCTATGACAAAAATGGCATGAAACGGCCGACAAATGTCCTGTTTTCAGCAGACAGCGCCAATCCTTACGAAGTAGCGCCTATCAAAAATATTCTCGCAAACCTGACCTGTAACCCTGGGATCATCTATGATCTGTTCATCAATAATCCAAAAGCAAATGTCGGCAACCAGTTTAAAACAAGAGACGAGGTTATGGCAGAAATCGGCAGGATTCTTGGCCCTGGAGCAGACATCAGCGTTGAGCTGAACGACCCCTTCGGCAAATCTGACGCTGAGATTCTGGAAGAAGCCGCCAAATTTAAAGAGATGCTGTCCGAATACCGCGTGGTCATCAAGGTCCCTCACACTGGACCAGTCAGCAAAGAAACCGTTGACCAGCTCCTTACAGGTGACAAGAAATTTTCAATCCCCTGCGACGCACCCGGTACAGCCGAAGCGCTGAGAGGCCACAATATCGCATTAATGCTTCAGGAAAACGGCTATCGGGTTAATTTCACCCTGATGTTTGAGCCCTATCAGACCGCCCTTGCACTGCAGGCAAAGCCCTATTTTATCAACAGCTTTGTCCGCCACCGCTTTATGCAGTCCGAAATTATGAAAAAAGGGCTCGCGGCTTATGAAGCAACACGAGATCCCAGGTACCTTGAGGACATTAAAAAAATGTTTGCCGAAAAAGACTACCTGTGTAAAGGGCAGGAAATGGACCTTTTGAGCGTTAAGCAGGCAGCTGAGGATATGCTGAAGTACCGGCACTTTGACGACCATGAAGGGGCTGACGGACTGGACAGTGTGAGACATAACCTGAGATGGTTTAAAAACACCAATCTGGCCGATTCAAGACTGATTATCTGCAGTATGGAAGGGCCGCTCAATTACCCAGATATCGACAAGCTGCTGGTCGAGGACGAATTCAGCGATCTGGTCAACCGTGTGGTTATTACAGCAGAACCAAACTATCTGGCGCGCTTTACCTCCTGCAACCAGGTAATCAGCTATCAGCGCCGGTTTATGAACGCAGCCAGCGGCGCAAAATAA
- a CDS encoding PHP domain-containing protein yields the protein MDYKPNYLCDLHSHTTRSDGNDTPKEFLDTAAELGMKVVAITDHDVLPPEKIEVGGLMVDVERYAQKKGMKVLKGIEFSCETEVEDVHLVAFGCDYSSPEILAMNRIIVQSKIDSYRRLTELLTEKGFPISWEEVLNYNDIPRKPEDVQKKIIFNLMAEKGYTETWSDAKLMIRNTPEYSVKREKPDPLAIIDIVHRAGGIVILAHPYLIDESVKTKALECSRAEYIERLIKGGLDGIEASYTYDKTTYNGPLTKEEIIEQVRRDYIDRVAIISGGSDYHADYKKSSKKVRNIGECGITPEYFYSNELLSRL from the coding sequence ATGGATTATAAACCAAATTATCTCTGTGACCTGCACAGCCACACCACCCGTTCAGACGGCAACGATACCCCGAAGGAATTTCTGGATACCGCGGCTGAACTGGGGATGAAGGTTGTTGCCATTACAGACCATGATGTACTGCCGCCTGAGAAGATTGAGGTGGGCGGGCTCATGGTCGATGTGGAGCGCTACGCCCAGAAGAAAGGCATGAAGGTTTTAAAGGGAATTGAGTTTTCCTGTGAAACAGAAGTGGAAGATGTGCATCTGGTAGCCTTTGGCTGCGATTACTCAAGCCCTGAAATTTTGGCCATGAACCGGATCATCGTTCAGAGTAAGATTGATTCCTACAGAAGGCTGACCGAGCTGCTGACAGAGAAAGGTTTTCCCATAAGCTGGGAGGAAGTGCTGAATTACAATGATATTCCAAGAAAGCCGGAGGATGTCCAGAAAAAAATTATCTTTAACCTTATGGCTGAGAAGGGATATACCGAAACCTGGAGTGACGCCAAGCTGATGATCCGCAACACTCCGGAATACAGTGTGAAACGTGAAAAGCCAGACCCCCTGGCCATTATTGATATTGTACACCGCGCGGGAGGAATCGTTATATTGGCGCACCCCTATCTCATTGACGAGAGCGTTAAGACAAAAGCTTTGGAATGTTCGAGAGCTGAATATATTGAGCGCCTGATCAAGGGTGGGCTGGATGGTATCGAAGCCTCCTACACCTATGATAAAACAACTTACAATGGTCCGCTGACAAAGGAAGAAATCATAGAACAGGTACGCAGAGATTACATTGACAGGGTCGCGATCATTTCCGGAGGCTCAGACTACCACGCGGACTATAAGAAGTCCAGCAAAAAAGTCCGGAACATTGGCGAATGCGGCATTACACCAGAGTATTTTTACAGCAATGAGCTGCTTTCCAGATTGTAG
- the deoC gene encoding deoxyribose-phosphate aldolase, whose translation MVDLSKMDKWSLGKCFDHSVLPKDTTEEDIRRGCREAKAYNCAAFYSASPYWTPVVKEELEGTDIHIATGLDFPFGASTVKMKGLETEEAVRLGCTALDMVMNIGALKDKNYKEVKAGLDAFVKAAEGNLTKCIMDVNFLTDDEIIAACNLIAEAGIDYAKTSTGQFEGPSMDQFLLMKKTLKDSNIKLKVAGVKFPRPQNAYAFLLAGADLIGTRAAVAIIDALDQMREIGIVPPLQK comes from the coding sequence ATGGTAGATTTATCAAAAATGGATAAGTGGTCATTAGGAAAGTGTTTTGACCATTCGGTATTGCCCAAGGATACAACAGAAGAGGATATCCGCAGAGGCTGTCGGGAAGCAAAGGCTTATAACTGTGCGGCGTTTTATTCGGCATCACCCTATTGGACACCTGTGGTAAAGGAAGAACTTGAAGGAACGGATATTCATATTGCGACAGGCTTGGATTTTCCGTTTGGCGCGTCAACTGTAAAAATGAAGGGACTTGAGACAGAGGAGGCTGTCCGCCTCGGGTGTACGGCGCTGGACATGGTCATGAATATTGGAGCGCTCAAAGATAAGAATTACAAAGAGGTAAAGGCTGGTCTGGACGCTTTTGTAAAAGCAGCGGAAGGAAACCTGACGAAATGTATCATGGACGTTAATTTTTTAACGGACGATGAAATTATTGCAGCATGTAATTTGATTGCCGAAGCGGGGATTGACTACGCGAAAACCTCGACAGGACAGTTTGAAGGGCCATCAATGGATCAGTTTTTACTCATGAAAAAAACATTAAAGGATTCCAATATTAAGCTGAAGGTTGCCGGTGTCAAATTTCCGAGACCGCAGAATGCCTATGCATTTTTGCTGGCAGGCGCAGATTTAATCGGGACCCGCGCGGCTGTGGCGATTATAGACGCCTTAGACCAGATGCGCGAGATTGGTATTGTACCGCCGCTGCAAAAGTAA
- a CDS encoding ABC transporter ATP-binding protein, translating to MALLEVKRAGFSYPTRENVFTDISFTLEKGEIFTILGPNGAGKSTLLNSLANLTPLTTGKILVDGVPLDKMSSRETAFKIAYVPQTTEITYGYSVRDYIAMGRAAHVGMLVTPKKKDYEIVDETIALLGIEHLAHRLCTQISGGEKQQACIARAIVQQPEIILFDEPTSALDYGNQLNIMRLIKKLCGRDYAVIMTTHNPDQPILLEGKAGILDRDGHMITGTVGDILSEETLSAVYRTALHLVYVEEAERMACIAAKI from the coding sequence ATGGCATTACTGGAAGTGAAAAGAGCAGGGTTTTCCTATCCCACAAGGGAAAATGTCTTTACAGATATTTCGTTCACACTGGAAAAGGGAGAGATTTTTACCATTCTCGGGCCAAACGGCGCGGGTAAGTCCACACTTCTTAATTCCCTGGCAAATCTGACGCCCCTGACAACCGGCAAGATATTGGTGGACGGCGTGCCTCTGGATAAGATGAGCTCCAGGGAAACAGCTTTTAAAATTGCCTATGTGCCCCAGACCACGGAGATAACCTACGGCTATTCTGTCAGGGACTACATCGCTATGGGAAGAGCCGCGCACGTGGGAATGCTGGTAACACCAAAGAAAAAAGACTACGAAATTGTAGATGAAACCATTGCGCTGCTCGGCATTGAACACCTCGCGCACCGTCTGTGCACTCAGATCAGCGGTGGTGAAAAGCAGCAGGCGTGTATTGCCAGAGCCATTGTCCAGCAGCCTGAAATTATTCTTTTTGATGAACCGACCTCGGCGCTGGATTACGGCAACCAATTGAATATTATGCGGCTCATCAAAAAGCTGTGCGGCCGTGACTACGCGGTTATCATGACAACCCATAATCCGGATCAGCCGATTTTGCTGGAGGGAAAGGCAGGCATTCTGGACCGGGACGGTCACATGATAACAGGTACAGTGGGCGATATACTGAGTGAAGAAACCCTGAGTGCGGTGTACCGCACAGCTCTGCATCTGGTCTATGTGGAGGAGGCAGAGCGAATGGCGTGTATTGCCGCTAAAATTTAA
- a CDS encoding transketolase family protein, protein MAETKLNPRDVFGEVLLEIGKTDERVMAISCDSGAGSGMNSFKDALPLQYLEVGISEQDAIGICAGLAESGRVPVVSAIAPFISMRCFEQIRNDVGYSNMNVKIIGSSSGLSHSNLGSTHQALEDIAILKTVPNMVIFNPGDGYEVEMSLRKAVACKGPVYIRMPRNAMEMPVDPEKRSFEIGKGESLLDTGDDVVILVTGTLSIDALEAGQRLAEKGYKVKVLNFTTVKPLDKKLIRNAYKNCRLMCTVEEHITTGGFGSSVLELLSDMPHHAPVHVLGIEAGSTQTGPYRELLDYYGLSADKLTETIETYIHNLA, encoded by the coding sequence ATGGCAGAAACAAAATTGAATCCAAGAGATGTCTTCGGCGAAGTGCTTCTGGAAATTGGAAAAACAGACGAACGCGTTATGGCCATATCCTGTGATTCCGGCGCCGGTTCCGGCATGAACTCTTTTAAAGACGCGCTGCCCTTACAGTATTTAGAGGTTGGGATCAGCGAGCAGGACGCCATCGGCATTTGCGCCGGCCTGGCGGAATCCGGCAGAGTGCCGGTGGTATCAGCCATCGCTCCCTTTATCAGCATGCGGTGCTTTGAACAGATCCGAAATGATGTGGGCTACTCTAACATGAACGTAAAGATTATTGGTTCAAGCAGTGGTCTGTCTCATTCTAATTTGGGCTCTACCCACCAGGCGCTGGAGGATATAGCGATTTTAAAAACAGTGCCGAATATGGTGATTTTTAATCCTGGCGATGGCTATGAGGTAGAAATGTCGCTCAGAAAGGCTGTGGCGTGTAAAGGTCCTGTTTATATCCGGATGCCGCGAAACGCCATGGAAATGCCAGTAGATCCGGAAAAGCGCAGCTTTGAAATCGGCAAGGGGGAGAGCCTTCTGGACACCGGCGACGATGTGGTCATTCTGGTTACAGGGACGCTGAGTATTGATGCGCTGGAAGCAGGACAGCGGCTGGCAGAAAAGGGCTATAAGGTCAAGGTGCTGAATTTTACAACCGTTAAACCACTGGATAAAAAGCTGATCCGTAACGCGTATAAAAACTGCCGGCTTATGTGTACGGTAGAGGAGCACATCACCACTGGCGGCTTTGGAAGCAGTGTGCTGGAGCTTCTTTCAGACATGCCGCATCATGCACCAGTACATGTACTGGGCATTGAGGCGGGTTCTACTCAGACAGGGCCGTACCGTGAGCTTTTAGATTACTATGGTTTAAGCGCGGATAAGCTTACAGAGACCATTGAAACTTACATTCATAATTTAGCATAA
- the rsgA gene encoding ribosome small subunit-dependent GTPase A → MKKKKLKEKIQIQNTETEKTEATVVKIMNKQAQVLAGDRLVTCLLPQALVSRKNALVVGDRVTISPADNKAYKLSEVMPRETAVFRGSRRSKGEVILIAANIHYLLAVVTADYFRHQAGYLESAIITARRAGIKIIILISRWDLVGESEKELLEKKISLYRQTADFVFTGSDQAEFMAMTAEVSNKTGVVVGDRACGKSTIIHKILNSLSKEEKIPEKLPATHSSQMETGPQNTWLIDTPGFRDFALQAVTEEEKNIVFPEIARLTDMCRFSSCTHTHEEGCAVIQALREGRIERERYDAYQGMGGRTAKMKPQPDYRHTACAESFVCKVCGAPVAPEGAGSGHRNHCPRCLSSLHVDNRPGDRASLCRGVMEPVGVWVRKNGEWAIIHRCRLCGTFSSNRIAADDNPALLLSIAVKPLTSPPFPLNKLEEMLGRNGMS, encoded by the coding sequence ATGAAAAAGAAAAAATTAAAGGAAAAAATTCAGATACAAAATACAGAAACTGAAAAAACAGAGGCAACCGTTGTAAAAATAATGAACAAGCAGGCACAGGTTCTGGCAGGAGATAGGCTTGTGACCTGCCTGCTGCCGCAGGCACTGGTTTCAAGGAAAAATGCGCTGGTGGTTGGAGATCGTGTGACAATAAGTCCCGCAGATAACAAAGCGTATAAATTATCAGAAGTAATGCCAAGAGAAACGGCCGTTTTCAGAGGAAGTCGGCGTTCTAAAGGAGAAGTGATACTGATAGCTGCCAATATCCACTATCTTTTGGCTGTTGTGACAGCCGATTATTTCAGACATCAGGCGGGTTATCTGGAGTCAGCCATTATCACGGCCAGGCGGGCTGGAATCAAAATAATTATTTTGATCAGCAGATGGGATCTGGTCGGCGAAAGTGAAAAGGAGCTGCTTGAGAAAAAAATAAGCCTTTACAGGCAAACTGCAGACTTTGTCTTTACAGGATCAGATCAGGCTGAGTTTATGGCGATGACCGCGGAAGTGTCAAACAAAACAGGTGTGGTCGTCGGTGACCGGGCCTGCGGAAAGTCGACCATAATCCATAAAATTTTGAACAGTCTTTCGAAGGAGGAAAAAATACCGGAAAAGCTTCCAGCTACACACAGCAGCCAGATGGAAACCGGCCCTCAGAACACCTGGCTGATCGATACGCCGGGCTTCCGCGATTTTGCGCTGCAGGCAGTTACAGAGGAAGAAAAAAATATTGTGTTTCCGGAAATTGCCCGTCTGACCGATATGTGCAGGTTCAGCAGCTGCACACACACGCACGAGGAAGGCTGTGCTGTGATACAGGCGCTTCGGGAGGGGCGCATTGAAAGAGAGAGGTACGACGCTTATCAAGGCATGGGCGGCAGGACGGCTAAGATGAAGCCGCAGCCAGACTACAGACATACAGCCTGTGCAGAAAGTTTTGTGTGTAAGGTGTGCGGAGCGCCTGTTGCGCCAGAAGGAGCAGGCAGTGGGCACAGGAATCATTGTCCCAGGTGTCTGTCGAGCCTTCATGTTGATAACAGGCCAGGAGACCGCGCCTCCTTGTGCCGCGGTGTCATGGAGCCAGTGGGCGTCTGGGTTCGGAAAAACGGCGAGTGGGCGATCATCCACAGATGCCGACTGTGTGGTACGTTCAGTTCAAATCGTATTGCGGCAGACGACAATCCGGCGCTGCTGCTGTCGATTGCTGTCAAGCCACTGACAAGCCCGCCTTTTCCTCTCAATAAGCTTGAGGAAATGCTTGGTAGAAACGGTATGTCTTAA
- a CDS encoding CD3324 family protein codes for MSYIKAGDVLPKELVDKIQNYIDGEYIYVPRKETNRKGWGQNTNRKQETLLRNQEIYRQHTEGMSVASLSEIYFLSPKSIQKIIAKFKLENQ; via the coding sequence ATGAGCTATATCAAGGCAGGCGATGTGCTGCCAAAAGAACTTGTTGACAAAATTCAGAATTATATTGATGGAGAATATATCTATGTGCCTCGAAAAGAGACAAACAGAAAAGGTTGGGGGCAGAACACCAATCGAAAACAGGAAACACTTCTGAGGAACCAGGAAATTTACAGGCAGCATACTGAAGGTATGTCCGTTGCAAGTCTTTCGGAGATTTATTTCCTGTCACCCAAAAGTATACAGAAAATTATTGCGAAATTTAAGCTGGAAAACCAGTGA
- a CDS encoding transketolase, which translates to MDKIELIERKAFNIRNDIVKTIIENGDGHAGPSLSCTDILATLYFGVMKVDVNKPKWEKRDRLILSAGHKCLALYAALIEKGFESERVLHSYNHLGTIVPGHPDMKKFRGVDFSSGALGHGLPIGCGMALDAKLKSHDNRVFVLMGDGEQGEGSNWEAAMFAAHHKLDNLVAIIDRNGLQINGTTKEVLNSADLAEKYKSFGWAVEVVDGHDVAAMLEIFERTPAQAGKPTMVIANTIKSKGMSFAENNVKYHHWNPGRDSEEARQALVDLHNYQKAKGWS; encoded by the coding sequence GTGGATAAAATCGAATTAATTGAGAGAAAGGCGTTTAATATCCGAAATGATATTGTAAAAACCATTATAGAGAATGGTGATGGTCATGCCGGACCGTCCCTATCCTGTACGGACATTTTGGCGACACTGTACTTTGGGGTGATGAAGGTTGATGTTAACAAACCCAAATGGGAAAAAAGAGACCGTCTTATCCTGAGCGCGGGGCATAAATGCCTGGCGCTGTACGCGGCGCTGATTGAAAAGGGATTTGAGAGTGAGCGGGTACTGCATAGCTATAATCATTTAGGGACAATCGTGCCAGGACATCCGGATATGAAGAAGTTCCGGGGGGTGGATTTCAGTTCCGGAGCTCTGGGACATGGGCTGCCAATTGGCTGCGGTATGGCTCTGGACGCAAAGCTTAAAAGCCATGACAACCGAGTATTTGTGCTCATGGGCGACGGTGAGCAGGGAGAAGGCTCTAACTGGGAAGCGGCAATGTTTGCAGCGCACCATAAGCTTGACAATCTGGTTGCCATTATTGACCGGAACGGCCTGCAGATCAACGGCACAACAAAAGAGGTGCTTAACAGTGCAGATCTTGCGGAAAAATATAAAAGCTTCGGATGGGCAGTAGAGGTTGTAGATGGCCACGATGTGGCGGCAATGTTAGAAATTTTTGAACGGACACCCGCTCAGGCCGGCAAGCCGACGATGGTGATTGCCAATACCATCAAAAGCAAGGGAATGTCTTTTGCGGAAAACAACGTGAAATATCATCACTGGAATCCGGGAAGAGATTCGGAGGAGGCCAGACAGGCATTGGTAGATTTACACAACTATCAGAAAGCAAAGGGGTGGTCATAA
- a CDS encoding arsenic metallochaperone ArsD family protein → MMHHIEIFDPDIQCYAGECEPMGNKEYMRITTMVENLKIAGKDIIRYNPMQEPSLYKEKPELRQLMDEKGVEALPAVMLDGKIVKSGEYPSNKELLDWSGLTQEELVKTIMQKKMSNCKCGNDLDCCC, encoded by the coding sequence ATGATGCATCATATAGAAATTTTCGATCCGGATATCCAATGCTATGCCGGAGAGTGTGAACCTATGGGCAATAAAGAATACATGCGGATTACCACGATGGTAGAGAATCTGAAAATAGCGGGAAAAGACATTATCCGTTATAACCCTATGCAGGAGCCCTCGCTCTATAAGGAAAAACCTGAGCTCAGGCAGCTTATGGATGAAAAGGGTGTAGAAGCCCTGCCGGCAGTGATGCTGGATGGCAAAATCGTCAAGAGTGGTGAGTATCCATCCAATAAAGAGCTTTTGGACTGGTCGGGATTGACACAGGAGGAGCTGGTTAAAACCATCATGCAGAAGAAAATGTCAAATTGTAAATGCGGCAATGATCTGGATTGCTGCTGCTAA
- a CDS encoding FecCD family ABC transporter permease has protein sequence MARDIKENRVKNPEDRPLGLVLALAAIIVIALILTALCVGRYHVPVIQAVKILLSQVFPITPTWDKTMYDVIINLRLPRVLAAVLVGGSLALAGATYQGMFKNPLVSPDLLGVSAGACVGAAVAILMGLGSGMTQVLAFAGGLLTVFVTTSIPKLMHRNSTMMLVLAGVIVGGFMNSIIGLTKYIADTDTQLPDMTYWQLGSIAKVTYPTLMAIAPIMIISGAVLIIMRWRINILSLGDNEARSLGVNLRFERGIAIICSTVLTASAVCMSGTIGWIGLVMPHLGRMVVGSNNVRLLPVTTLLSAGFLIIIDTLARTLTGGELPLGILTGFIGAPFFTWVLIKQRMSE, from the coding sequence ATGGCGAGAGATATAAAAGAAAATAGGGTGAAAAATCCGGAAGACAGGCCGCTGGGCTTGGTTTTGGCACTGGCAGCGATTATTGTTATCGCCCTTATTTTAACAGCACTGTGCGTAGGGCGTTATCATGTTCCGGTAATACAAGCTGTCAAAATACTGCTGTCACAGGTTTTTCCCATCACACCAACCTGGGATAAGACAATGTATGACGTCATTATCAACCTGAGACTGCCACGTGTGCTGGCAGCTGTTTTAGTCGGCGGCTCCCTGGCATTGGCAGGGGCCACCTATCAGGGAATGTTTAAAAACCCTCTGGTATCGCCGGACCTTCTGGGCGTTTCTGCCGGAGCCTGTGTGGGCGCGGCTGTTGCGATCCTGATGGGCCTGGGAAGTGGGATGACACAGGTGCTGGCCTTTGCCGGCGGACTTTTAACAGTTTTTGTCACCACCTCCATTCCAAAGCTGATGCACCGTAATTCGACCATGATGCTGGTGCTGGCCGGCGTTATAGTAGGCGGGTTTATGAATTCGATCATTGGCCTGACAAAATACATAGCAGATACCGATACTCAGCTGCCTGATATGACTTATTGGCAGCTGGGAAGCATCGCGAAGGTTACCTATCCCACACTTATGGCAATTGCGCCGATTATGATCATCAGCGGCGCAGTACTTATCATTATGCGGTGGCGGATTAATATTTTATCTCTCGGGGACAATGAGGCGCGATCTCTGGGCGTTAACCTGCGTTTTGAGAGAGGAATTGCCATTATCTGCTCTACTGTGCTGACGGCTTCGGCGGTGTGTATGAGTGGAACCATTGGATGGATCGGGCTTGTAATGCCGCATCTGGGGAGAATGGTAGTGGGCAGTAACAACGTGCGGCTGCTGCCAGTTACCACATTGCTCAGCGCCGGATTTCTGATCATCATTGATACCCTGGCCCGGACGCTTACCGGAGGAGAGCTTCCCCTTGGTATTTTGACCGGCTTTATCGGAGCGCCTTTCTTTACCTGGGTATTGATCAAGCAAAGGATGAGTGAGTGA
- a CDS encoding HAD family hydrolase → MGKKYDLIIFDLDGTLVDSAADIVATVQYIIEKYGFEPKSDTFIRSCIGGGARNVLLRSLGENKEVLIDSEILPLFKSYYEENCAVYTSLYPGVKEVLEHYQKMGRPMALATYKIRSATEKIMKALAFNQYFDYLVTADDVKNPKPHPECIQKILAHYQMQPEQAVLVGDTKTDFMTGHNAGVDVCAVTYGYGSSDVLRGLGPAYMVDAMSEIKELLL, encoded by the coding sequence ATGGGAAAAAAATATGATCTAATTATTTTTGATCTGGACGGGACATTGGTAGACTCCGCGGCTGATATTGTGGCTACCGTCCAATATATTATTGAAAAGTATGGATTCGAACCAAAATCAGACACTTTTATAAGGAGCTGCATTGGCGGAGGCGCGCGCAATGTCCTGCTCAGGAGCCTTGGAGAAAATAAAGAAGTGTTGATTGACAGTGAGATTCTGCCGCTGTTTAAAAGTTATTACGAGGAAAATTGTGCCGTATACACCAGCCTGTATCCCGGCGTTAAGGAAGTGTTGGAGCATTACCAGAAAATGGGCAGACCAATGGCTCTGGCGACCTATAAAATCAGAAGCGCTACGGAAAAGATTATGAAAGCCCTGGCGTTCAATCAGTATTTTGACTATCTGGTGACAGCAGATGATGTGAAAAATCCTAAACCTCATCCGGAATGTATTCAGAAAATACTGGCGCACTACCAGATGCAGCCAGAACAGGCAGTGCTGGTGGGGGACACAAAAACAGACTTTATGACAGGACACAACGCAGGGGTAGATGTGTGTGCAGTGACCTATGGATATGGCAGCAGCGATGTGCTGAGAGGTCTGGGACCAGCCTATATGGTGGATGCAATGAGTGAAATAAAGGAACTGCTCCTTTAA